Genomic DNA from Trypanosoma brucei brucei TREU927 chromosome 9, whole genome shotgun sequence:
ATGTTAGGAACATTCTTATGTATCTATGTATCCATAACAGgtgggaaaggaagaaacaaatgggTGAAAATGTCCGTTGTCCCTCTGCTTCGTCAGCCTGTATTAATTGATACGTGCTGATATCTCTTCTTTCTAAATCGTACTTTTTTGGAAGTGTCGGAAGTGTGAGAAGTTATTGGTGCTTTCAGGTACACCCACGCAACTGTAAGTGCTGGTGAGTAGATGCAAAGAAATATATGATTGGtttttgtatatgtgtgaaAATAAGGAGACTAGGGAAGTtgaaagagagggaagaTGCTCTGCTGCTGTCTGTTACTcgcgttttttttgctaataCTTTTTTCACTGAAAGTGGCTTTGAAGGCTGCTTCGTTGTTCACGCTTATGCGTTAACGCAAGCACGCGCGCTCATATCATATTAAgcaatataatatatatgtatgtgagtgtgtgtttgtgtgtgtaagcGACAAAAAGCGACTTTCTGGTATCCTTCGTTTTTGACTCGTTACTGTTAGGAACCGAGagccttttcttcattttctgttgatggctttttttttctccccttttttccttgtttgtaTGCACCTCTGCGATCCCAACATGTATTCAATCCCtccgtgtgtgtttgtgtgttcccACCCATTTGATATGTATTTCGTCTTCTGCtggttttatttatttatgtgcttatttttttttgttcgatgGGAAATAACTGGGTGATGGAGAGAGTGAAAAAGAGGTGATGAatggtttgtttgtttgtctttcttttttttttttgtgagggaagggaaagggaagcaattttttctcctgcttcctattttgtttattttgatAAAacgccttttttttattccagtgtctgcttCGTTCTTTGATTCATCAAATTAATCGGTGGTTGCGAGCATGTAGGCCTTTGGGCACTGCTCCCTCTGCCACCTGTTCTTTCATTTCACCCTGTTgcgtattttcttctttacatcctttcgcttttctttttttttccccctctttattatttttatggTTTCGTTGTATGCTGCTTCGCCGTCACAATTGCTTAATTGATTGTTTCTGTGTAGAAAACAGTACCTAAGTTCGAAAGCTATCATCCCTTCTAAACCACAATCGCGTCCACACGATCTGCACTGTAAAGCAGCAGGCCGACGGAGaataagaaacgaaaaagcaaaaaaaaaataaaagagtaTTCAGTGAGTGATACAAATAAGAAATGCCGGATTCACCTGAAACTGGAAGAGCACCAATAAACCTCGAGGGTGAACTCTGCATGGAGAGGGTAGTGAACTACACTTGGGAGAACTTGGCCTTTCAGGTGCCCGCGAAGGACAGTGATGGGCGtaagataaaaaaaacgctgaTCCACAAGATGAGTGGGACGGCTTTGGGAGGGCGGGTCCTCGCAATCATGGGGCCATCCGGTGCCGGAAAAACTACATTGATGAGCGCCATCACGGGAAAACTGCACGGCACAGAAAAGAACCTTGAAGGATGTTGCTTCCTTAACAATGCGATATTCACAGATCGGTACAGGGCGGTCGTGTCTTTTGTGGCGCAGGATGATATTGTCATGGCCATGGACACACCGTATGAAGCCACTTACTTTGCATGCCGCGTACGTCTCGGGTTGGGGCCTCGCGAATCAGAAGTCCTTGTGAATGAAGTCATTAACCGTCTGCACCTTGTAGAGTGCCAGGACACCGTGTTGGGTATTCCAGGACTTGTAAAGGGTGTGTCGGGTGGTGAACGGAAACGAGCTAATGTGGCCACGGCTCTCGTGGCAAACCCCTGTGTTATTGTGTTGGATGAACCAACCACTGGCCTCGACTCCGTCAACGCCCTTCGCGTGGGTCAGATGCTTCAAGACCTcgcaaagaaggagaagcgaACTGTTATCGCAACCGTTCACTCACCATCTTCTGAGCTCGTAGAGACATTCGATGACCTATTATTACTCTCTGAGGGTCATGTGGTATATCATGGACCGAGGGAGGAGGCCACAGCATACTTCGCATCTATCGGTCATCAGGTGCCCCCGCGGACAAATCCCTGTGAGTACTTCATGGAACTCCTTCAGCTTCCGAAGGAGGAGTTAGAGGTGTTGTGGCGGGCCTGGGAACTTTATCTGACGACGCCAGCCGCGAGCACGAATCCCTGCCTGTTAAAGGTGTCGGGCCCCATTACGGAGAGAGACCCCTACCTGGAAGACCatctaaagaaaaaaggatccAGCTGGATTGTCCAACTGGTTGAACTTACGAAACGCTCCTATCGAATGTATCCCCGCCACCCAAGCGCTGTCTTTGTTCGACTCGTGCAGACACTCTTCGTTGGTATTCTGATGgcccttttctattttcggATTACTTTGGATCAAAATGGCGTGAAGGATCGTCTCGGTGTTCTACATATGGTGTTAATTAATGGCATGTTTTCGTCCGCAATGTACGGCGCCGCCGCTTACCCACCGGAACGTGCTGTGTATCTTCAGGAGCAATCCACCGACTCGTACAATGCGCTGACTTACGTGCTCGCAAAGTTTATCGCTGAGACGGCGTTTCAGGTTGCGTTCCCCACGGCGTTCGCTCTAATCACCTACTTTACGATCGGGTTTTACGCTTCATTTTCCGCCTTTATGGTGCACTGGTTTCTGTTGGTGCAGTTAGCCCTCACAGCGTATGCCTTTGGTCTCGCCTTCGCAACGTTCTTCAAGTCCATCAACACAACCTACGCGCTGCTTCCTGTTGTGTTTCTCCCGCTCATTATAGTAACCGGGTTGTACGCCAACACAGAACGGTTGCACCCCTATTGGTCGTGGTTGATCgtcatttctttccctcgTCACGCCTACCTTGGTGTCGTTATCAATGAGTTCAGCAGACTTGAAAAGATTTGTGACCCACCTGACCTTCACTGCCGCTATCCCGATGGTCAATCTGTCATTGAGTTCTTTAATTTTGACAGTTGGAGTTGGTGGAAGTCCATTGTCGTGCTCCTGGCGTATCAAGCTGTGcttatcatcatcacatTTGTGTCCCTGCTCATTCAGGGGAAGCGAAGCAGAGGACGTTTAGTATTCAGGAAGAATCTTGACTCCCGTAGCGACCCTGCTCAGACCGCTGCTTGCGCTGGTGAAACGGAAGAGGGGAAGTGAGAAACCGATTAACTTACTGGCTAGGAactttttcgtttgtgtggAGGTGGCTCGGGGTGTTGAtgtggaaagagagagggaaagacagTTCGGGAAAAGCTCAAACCCTCGTCCCCCAGTCTTACCATTTTAATTTGTGTGATGCCCATTTCCGTCAGTTGCCCGTGTGATGGAGCGCTGGAAGCTCTCTCGCATGCGGGAGCAAGCAGTTATATATCTCTATATATGTCCATCTACTTGATAAAACGGCCAGGGACTACTGCAGTTCTGCAGTGTGTGGTGTCGGGCACAGCGTGGGGTCTTTGGGCTAAGCTTTAAGTTTCTATTATGGCACAGACAACTGGTAAAACGTgcggatatatatatatatatatatatatatatatatgttaatatatattaatGTACATAGAAAATACTTCAGGTTGGCTATGGTTGCTGTATTGTTTTATCGTTTCGCTCCGTTTTCGTAATCTTCATTATTACTCTTTGGACAGGGGCTGTGCACCCCGTGAATGAGGAAAGTGCAGTTATACATCCCCACCCCCCTCACACCAAGCAAGATACCGAAAGAACAAATAATTTTTACACGATGACGGAGGTTTGAATGCTGACACTGTTACACCACTTCTTCAGTACCTTTACCACAGTGGTTCCTTTTGGTATGTCTGTTTTCTGCTGttcatatatttgtttcGTTTATGTCTCGCGGAGGTGTATTTAGCGTGCATCTGTTTGACTCATGCGCGTTTCATAGCCTATTTCTTCCTCCAATATTCATCCGCGGCTCACCTGAAGTTTCACctcattttattcatttattttttttcacttcaatATCATAACATGTAACATTTTACATTACGTTCtgtattgttattattaggACGctagtgaagaggaggagatggGAAAGAAGTTGTGTGCGTACGGTAATGCataaaagagaggggggaaggaaCGGTTCTTtaaatttcccccctttcttctttactcTGTTCCTATGTGTCAggcccccctttttttacgTCGTTTACCTACTTGTTTATCTTTATTATcatgtttccttttctcaaGGCAGAAAGTTGTAGGAAGAGGGAAgcaaagggggaggaaaatgggTGAGGCGCATTTATTAGAAATATGCTTAAAAACTTCACCCATTTAGTATGATTGTTTATTAGTAAACGTTTGTTTCTGAGGTTTGTTGAGTACTAATCATTTATACATCCATCTATTTgattacttatttattttgtttttcccccttctcttccaaagtttgtgcttgtgaggaagcaaagaaataaatagaaTTGAGGTTACGGCAACGTGTGTATTTGTCTATGTTTTTACATTTGTTCCCAAAATTTATCACCTCTTTCCCCCATATCATCAGCAGCGCGCTGGTGTTGTGAATTGGTGTGGTGTCACCAAGTAATATAAACTGGTTTGCGTTGCTTCTCCTTCCGGTCGGTCTTCTGTTGTTcgcaaaaaattaaataaataaatggggGAATATGTGAGGACACGAGGAGAACGGCACGCAATGCCGTTACGGACGAGATATGCCCcctgtttcgtttttttttatttttcgttcaCTTCACTTTTGTGCTTCCAGCATCTTTCCATGCATTACATCTTGATACATGTGCCGACGTAGATACATATGTGCATTCACCAGTGCGTTTGTGTTCCGTCGTTGTTATTCACATTCTGTTTTCATCTGAACTTTTAAAGGGGTGAGAGTGACACTTCTGAAAGTAATAagtggttgttgttttttttttttgtgggggGAGGGCATGAGGTCGACATTACCCTCTGCTCGTAGCGAAATTGCTCAGGCGCGCAAGGAGTTTTGGATAGCCCCCAGAGGGCACCTTGCCATCAATCGTCTCAAACCCACGGAGGTTCCGCAGAGTTTGTCCGTAATTGTGGCGACGAGTGTAGATGAGGTTCAACCTGTTGCATTCACTCGGCCTGTTGCATCCTTAGTTCCCAATGATACGAAAAGCaccaggatacacggaattGGGGCAAGAGGGGGCTCGGGGAGGCATGGAGCcatccctcctcttttcaaGGCTCAAATATACGTTTGGAAAGACACCACAATCCGGGAAATATTCGAAGAGGTTCTACGGTCGACTCCAGCTGCAGCACTAGTTTTGTTGCCGCCGTCTTCTAGGAAGTCAGGGGAGATTACATCCCATACTAATGATGATGTGAGCCCTGATGTCTCCGCGGAGGACCGGACTCACAAATGCGATAGTTATAAGCTGAATGGTCGCGATGGTACTGAGGACAGGAGGTACGGCGATGAGGCAAATGGCGAACATCCGGCTAAACGCGTGTGCACGGAAGCGCAAAGAGGTAATATGGAAATGGGAACACATAAGGGAGGCACTGCATCATTTTCTGCCGGTCAACATAGTGAAAGCGGCCGTCGGCCTGCCGCACCCGCTGCAAAAGTGTGTGTTTTTCATGTCTACGCAAACGTTGACAGAAGGGTGCAGGTGCAGAGCATGACGGTTCTGCGCACAGATAAGCCCTCCTTTCACACGGGAGATTTCTTAACAATGAAGGAACTCCGTACAACTCGTGGCGCTGAGAGGGGTTGGAGATCAGGTGATTTGCTAGTATTTGCGCCTTCCGTACAGCATTACTGCCCGCCGTAATCTCTATCTAGCAGTTGTGGGGGGAAATTGCTTACAGTTTCACTGATTGAAAGATTGCGACCGAATGGATAAAAACAGTTAATGTGGAATCATTTTTTTAGTGCCACTAAACGGTTGGAAGGTGATCTGAAGAGAGCCTAGGCTGTTTCGGGAGTGCGCACTTGCTTGTTCCTTTGGTAATAGGGAACATTAATGCTTTTCTAAGAAGAATATTGTAATTGTCGTGGACACGTGGCCCTTGGCACCTGCATATACTCTTCCCGACAATGCTCTACGGGGATCGCGTGGTTATTGTTTGATACGACGTAGCCCCTGCTCTACTCGACTTTAAAATGTCTTTCTGCGGAAACGCAGTTGCGTGCACACAGTGTCGTCTCTTCCTTCGTGATGTGCCCTTTTGTTGTCATGGATGTTGTTGATTTCATACCTCTATCACCACTCCCGCTCTTCTACGTTTGAAAGGTAATAGCTACATACATTCTCGTTAGGCGTCTTAACTGTATTAACCAATACTATATACGAGTGTATATATCCTTATATTATATTGCACAATATcctatatacatatattggATTGACGTGCGATTGTCCCAACGCTCCATACCAATGGCTGAGTATGACATTAATTTGGAGGAAGCGCTTGGTGCGGCAATAGAGGCAGCTCGTAAAGCAGGTGGTATCATGTGGGACTTCTACCAGTACCGCCGGGAAACCATTGCAACCATAGCttcaaaaatgcaaaaagaTGCCTCTGACAGTGTTGATGTGTCGTCAGGCACCGAAGCGGTGAATCCCAGCGTCTCTCAGCTCCTTGACATAAAGGCCAAAACTTCAACCACAGATCTTGTCACATATTACGACAAACTTTGCGATGAAGCGATAATGAATGTTCTTCAGCAATACTCGTCAACGGTTGAAAACCAGAAGCGCGGAGCAGGTTACACTTCGTTTCGCTTCGGTTTTATTACGGAAGAAATATGCCCTGATAAGCAACTGGAAGACGTACCGACTTGGATTGTTGATCCCATTGATGGCACTATGTCGTTTGTGCATGGGTCGTGCGACTGCTGCGTGAGTATTGGACTCAccataaagaaggaaacggTCCTTGCGGTGATTTATTGCCCGTTCCTCCCCTCTATAAACAAAAACCCCCCAGGACCGACCTCCTCTGGCGTCTACGCTGGTGAGATGTACACTGCCATTCGAGGCCAAGGGGCCTTTCTCAATGGCAGACGCATAGTCGTGCAGACGGACACTACTCAAGATGCGGCTATGGTGGTCTTTGGCTACCCAATGCGTCCCGTGCTATCGGCAGAGGAACGGGAGAAAAATAGCAACGACCTGGAGAAAGccagaaaggaaaagcactGCGAAATGTTAGATGCTGCAGCACATATTCGAAAGAAGCTTGCCATGTGTCCAGTCCAGGGACTGCGCAGTTACGGCGCCTGTGCACTCATTTTAGCTTTTGTTGCTTCGGGTCGGATTGACCTCTACATGGAGCCCTCCGGCAAGATATGGGACGTCTGTGCAGGGAACCTTCTGGTCACTGAGGCGGGGGGTGTCGTGAAAAATATATGGGGGGATGAGTTCGAAATGGAGCGGACAACAACAATCATCGCAGGTGCAAACGAGAAGCTCGTGTCTTTTGCCGCAGAAATCTGCAATGAGGTGAGCTATGGAAGATTTTGGCTGTAGATTGGAGCCGGCCCCATAAAGGTTCTTTTGTCATGTATCATCCTCCGTACGAAATCACACCAGCATTAACGAAAGCAAAACGGTTAGATCGTTTGCCGCCATTTCCATTTCTCATATATGTTGCTCTCAATAAACGCTTGCACTCCCATGCTAGGAGGAGAGTGAATACGGTACTAGAAAGACACACCTTCACGAACATCAAGATGACGAACTAGGGAAATCATCAGAAACTACTCGACGATTGAGCAACAAGACAACGAGAAAGATGTCTGCCACCTTAAGTATAGCTTGTCTTTGTCCACAATGAATACAAAGAACAGACTAGACAACATAAGTAGAACACTCAAAACGACAATAATGCTGAGCGTGGCATCTCCATTACTTTTTCGAATCGATTATACCCACAATGTTATAATTCACCGCAAAATGCTCGAGCCAATAGCATTACATTAACAAACGACAAAAATCctcaaaatgaagaaaaatgaggTATTAACGAGTTTCCTCTTGTTGCGCTTCTACCGATATATGTTTGCCGTAATGCTTTAATGAATTCCACCGCGGGAGTTACACGCAGTATCATTATGGACTGCGCTCGCAGGGAGAACCGTGCGATGTGGGCTGCATTcgagtgttttgtttctttcatgtGGTCGGCAAGTTCTGTAATGGGCGGATACATTGCTAGTGCGAAGGGATATAAGTATACATTTGTCATCACTGCCCTAATTCACTTTATTGCTATGTTTGTATTGGTGCCGGCCATATCTGGTGTGCGGCAGTTGGATAGGCGCGGCAAGGTTTTGCGGTAATTGAGTTTGTGTTGTTGGGATGGTTCAGTATTCTGCTGACCATTTGCTGtacgtttgtgtttttgtcgACATAGTTTTTCGTTATGTGTAGTTTGCTGCAGGTTAGGAAGTTGAGTCATCTAGGAGAGCACGCATTTTGCCCGTATGTGGAATTGGTATCTTAATTGAGAATATAACGTCTCCAGTTGtgggatatatatatatatgtatatatattctaCATGCATATCTAATTCACAAACAATGCGTCACCTTGAGGTGGCTGTTCACTACGAACTTTGTTACGCTTGGTTCCTCAATTTTTGGGTTGGACTCACCACTCATTGTGATCGGCTACGTTGTGGTACCCGGTTTATTGACTCTCTGCCTCTAGTGGCACATTATTAACTGTACATGCCACCGTGCTTTTCGCCCTTATTTGCTCCCTTTACGGTGGCCAATTTATATTtaacttcttcttcattttgagTGCCTTATTTGCTGTCATCACTCTTTAATTTTATATTTGGGCTGATTCTTATAACCTTGTCACTACTATTTATACATACCCTTGTATCTTACGTTAGATCACACTTCTTACCTATGAGCAGCACAGACAATGATATCGTTGAGGAGCCCCGCAGTTTCCGGAAGGAATTAGAGAACAGTAACGTTAggggtgtgttgttgtttgtattcATTGATGGTGCTGCGTCCTCCATATGGTCTTCCCAACCGTACCAGGTGATGGTCAGTCGCCTTGCAGGTGATACTGCAGTTGGTTGGGTATCCGCTGCCGCTGGAGTCGCACAAATCGTTGGCGCATTGATAGCTGGTGGTGTTCGCAATGTGCCCCGTCAAGTCATCTGCCGCCTCAGCGCCTTTTGTGGTTTGGTTGCTGTGATCATGTCAGTTTATGGTATTACAACCCAAGATATAATGATATATTACTTTGCTTCTGCGCTGTGGGGCATGTATGGAGGGATGGCGTTCACGGGGACTGAAGCGCTGTTTGCTGACAGTGTTGAATCAGGAAAGCGCGGCTTCGTGTACAACCTGAAGTGGATCAATGAAACAACAAGCTCATGCGTTGGCTCCCTTATCCTGCTTATCATGACACTCTACCTTGGAAACGACTGGGATACAAATGTCTTGAAGATTCTCATGTATACCGGTCTTGCCGTTCACCCCAccgctttctttgctttactCGGCatgaaagacaaaaacattCTCCACGTTGATGATGGGTGTGAAGATTGCGAGCAATCCGCATCGGAAGCAAGCCAACGTCGACTGACTGATGGTGACTCATCAACCAAACCTTTACTGGGAGGAACTAAGGATATAATCGAAGAGGACGGCTGGGATGAAGAatctgaggaagaggaaagaaattgcTGTGACTACCTCTGTACTGGGGTCACATCCTCCTGGCAATGGCTCTTCACTGTGTCAGCTTTACCGTTTTTGCTTAGTCTATCTGACCTTCTGATAGCTACGGGTTCAGGTATCACGTTACAATATATATCTTTGTACTTCATTGAAAAACGTCACGTAACTCCTATTATGTTTTTCATTACAAACATTGCCTCCAATATCTGTATCGCGCTTTCTTCTACGATGGTGCGTTATCTCAGCGAGCATCACCTTGATCGTGTGAGTGCCACCATACTCGTACGCACACTTAGTGCATCACTGTTGCTAACAATGGGTGTGATTGAACTTCCTCTTGTTGCGCTTCTACCGATATATGTTTGCCGTAATGCTTTAATGAATTCCACCGCGGGAGTTACACGCAGTATCATTATGGACTGCGCTCGCAGGGAGAACCGTGCGATGTGGGCTGCATTcgagtgttttgtttctttcatgtGGTCGGCAAGTTCTGTAATGGGCGGATACATTGCTAGTGCGAAGGGATATAAGTATACATTTGTCATCACTGCCCTAATTCACTTTATTGCTATGTTTGTATTGGTGCC
This window encodes:
- a CDS encoding ABC transporter, putative; this translates as MPDSPETGRAPINLEGELCMERVVNYTWENLAFQVPAKDSDGRKIKKTLIHKMSGTALGGRVLAIMGPSGAGKTTLMSAITGKLHGTEKNLEGCCFLNNAIFTDRYRAVVSFVAQDDIVMAMDTPYEATYFACRVRLGLGPRESEVLVNEVINRLHLVECQDTVLGIPGLVKGVSGGERKRANVATALVANPCVIVLDEPTTGLDSVNALRVGQMLQDLAKKEKRTVIATVHSPSSELVETFDDLLLLSEGHVVYHGPREEATAYFASIGHQVPPRTNPCEYFMELLQLPKEELEVLWRAWELYLTTPAASTNPCLLKVSGPITERDPYLEDHLKKKGSSWIVQLVELTKRSYRMYPRHPSAVFVRLVQTLFVGILMALFYFRITLDQNGVKDRLGVLHMVLINGMFSSAMYGAAAYPPERAVYLQEQSTDSYNALTYVLAKFIAETAFQVAFPTAFALITYFTIGFYASFSAFMVHWFLLVQLALTAYAFGLAFATFFKSINTTYALLPVVFLPLIIVTGLYANTERLHPYWSWLIVISFPRHAYLGVVINEFSRLEKICDPPDLHCRYPDGQSVIEFFNFDSWSWWKSIVVLLAYQAVLIIITFVSLLIQGKRSRGRLVFRKNLDSRSDPAQTAACAGETEEGK
- a CDS encoding inositol-1(or 4)-monophosphatase, putative (similar to Inositol-1(or 4)-monophosphatase 3 (EC 3.1.3.25) (IMPase 3) (IMP 3)(Inositol monophosphatase 3) (Swiss-Prot:P54928) (Lycopersicon esculentum)), producing the protein MAEYDINLEEALGAAIEAARKAGGIMWDFYQYRRETIATIASKMQKDASDSVDVSSGTEAVNPSVSQLLDIKAKTSTTDLVTYYDKLCDEAIMNVLQQYSSTVENQKRGAGYTSFRFGFITEEICPDKQLEDVPTWIVDPIDGTMSFVHGSCDCCVSIGLTIKKETVLAVIYCPFLPSINKNPPGPTSSGVYAGEMYTAIRGQGAFLNGRRIVVQTDTTQDAAMVVFGYPMRPVLSAEEREKNSNDLEKARKEKHCEMLDAAAHIRKKLAMCPVQGLRSYGACALILAFVASGRIDLYMEPSGKIWDVCAGNLLVTEAGGVVKNIWGDEFEMERTTTIIAGANEKLVSFAAEICNEVSYGRFWL